The following are from one region of the Paenibacillus sp. KS-LC4 genome:
- a CDS encoding YycC family protein, protein MSQPLQISADTAIKLSKQLGIPIEHLMHMPKHILLQKLGELAKAEAQGSAATANPSEDEASGDKPV, encoded by the coding sequence ATGTCCCAGCCTTTACAAATTTCAGCGGATACCGCAATCAAGCTGTCCAAGCAGCTCGGCATACCGATTGAACACTTAATGCATATGCCAAAGCACATTTTACTGCAAAAGCTCGGGGAGCTCGCCAAAGCCGAAGCCCAAGGGAGTGCGGCCACTGCAAACCCATCTGAGGATGAAGCTTCAGGAGACAAGCCTGTATGA
- a CDS encoding M3 family oligoendopeptidase — protein MSVGHYSLTWNLDSIYAGGAGSEAFAAELAAVQEELSELEELLAAPQEGAAYLNKVTELVQSVLLRMRQSDSFVACLTAQNMKDKAATALNDRIKTLNAAFQGALTRYDNVLRNVDDASWAAWISEGAAAEIAFSLTERREQAKEKLSPELESLIEDMAVDGYHGWGDLYNLVVSRAKFNDVDADGVKRELSAGQMFNKLSASDRTVRQAAFAEWEREWGEQADLCADALNRISGFRLKLYGKRGWESALKEPLQMNRMSEKTIGAMWSAINEGKPELVKYMQRKAKLLGVEQMDWHDMYASIGTAEKVVSYDEGAAQILEQFAKFSPELAAFSEKAFVDQWIEVEDRPGKRPGGFCTSLPKSKETRIFMTYSGTASNVSTLAHELGHAYHQHVMNDLPAYSQEYAMNVAETASTFAELIVSDSALKAAVGKDEKIALLEEKLSSAVSFFMDIHARFLFETRFYERRAEGMLTVEELNKLMEEAQREAFCGAFGQVHPLFWASKLHFYFTDVPFYNFPYTFGYLFSAGIYARAVKEGAAFADRYVALLQDTGRMTVEDLAQKHLGVNLEEPDFWREAVALTTADVKLFLEMTEE, from the coding sequence ATGTCAGTTGGGCATTATTCATTAACATGGAATTTGGATTCTATTTATGCAGGAGGAGCAGGCTCGGAGGCTTTTGCAGCGGAGCTGGCTGCGGTGCAGGAGGAGCTGTCTGAGCTTGAGGAGCTGCTTGCAGCACCGCAGGAGGGAGCTGCATATTTAAACAAGGTGACGGAGCTCGTGCAGTCAGTTTTGCTGCGGATGCGCCAGTCGGATTCATTCGTAGCTTGCTTGACCGCGCAAAATATGAAGGATAAGGCGGCAACGGCTCTGAATGATCGCATTAAAACATTGAATGCGGCTTTCCAGGGCGCGCTGACGCGCTACGACAATGTGCTGCGGAATGTGGACGATGCCAGCTGGGCAGCGTGGATCAGCGAAGGGGCAGCAGCTGAGATTGCATTCAGCTTGACGGAGCGCCGCGAGCAGGCCAAGGAGAAGCTGTCTCCGGAGCTGGAGTCTTTAATCGAGGATATGGCGGTAGACGGCTATCATGGCTGGGGAGATTTGTACAATCTCGTCGTTTCGCGGGCGAAATTTAATGATGTCGATGCAGATGGCGTGAAGCGCGAGCTTTCGGCAGGACAGATGTTTAATAAGCTTTCAGCTAGCGATCGTACAGTGCGGCAGGCGGCTTTTGCCGAGTGGGAACGGGAATGGGGCGAGCAGGCTGATCTGTGCGCAGACGCCTTGAACCGAATTTCGGGCTTCCGCCTGAAATTGTATGGCAAGCGTGGCTGGGAGTCGGCGCTCAAGGAGCCGCTGCAAATGAACCGGATGAGCGAGAAGACGATCGGGGCCATGTGGTCGGCGATCAATGAGGGCAAGCCGGAGCTGGTTAAATATATGCAGCGCAAGGCAAAGCTGCTCGGTGTCGAGCAAATGGATTGGCACGACATGTATGCGTCCATCGGTACGGCGGAGAAGGTTGTCAGCTATGATGAGGGCGCGGCGCAAATTTTAGAGCAGTTTGCGAAGTTCAGCCCCGAGCTGGCCGCTTTTTCGGAAAAAGCCTTTGTTGACCAATGGATCGAGGTTGAGGATCGTCCAGGCAAGCGTCCGGGCGGCTTCTGTACATCATTGCCGAAAAGCAAAGAGACAAGAATCTTTATGACGTATTCGGGTACTGCCTCGAATGTGTCGACACTTGCGCATGAGCTGGGGCATGCTTATCATCAGCATGTTATGAATGACTTGCCAGCCTACTCGCAGGAATATGCGATGAATGTGGCAGAAACAGCTTCAACGTTCGCAGAGCTGATCGTATCGGATTCCGCGCTAAAGGCTGCTGTGGGCAAGGATGAGAAAATCGCTCTGCTGGAAGAAAAATTGAGCAGTGCGGTGTCCTTTTTCATGGATATCCATGCGCGGTTTTTATTCGAGACGCGCTTCTATGAGCGCCGTGCCGAAGGCATGCTGACTGTGGAAGAGCTGAACAAGCTGATGGAGGAAGCGCAGCGTGAAGCATTCTGCGGCGCATTTGGACAGGTGCATCCACTGTTCTGGGCATCGAAGCTGCATTTCTACTTCACGGATGTGCCTTTCTACAACTTCCCGTATACGTTCGGCTACTTGTTCAGTGCAGGTATTTACGCACGGGCAGTGAAGGAAGGGGCAGCCTTTGCGGATCGCTACGTGGCGCTGCTGCAAGATACCGGCCGCATGACGGTTGAGGATTTGGCGCAGAAGCATTTGGGCGTCAACCTGGAGGAGCCGGATTTCTGGCGTGAAGCGGTCGCTTTGACGACTGCCGATGTGAAGCTGTTTTTGGAGATGACGGAGGAATAA